ATGGGCCTTCCGCCGGCGGGACCACGGGGGCCTGGTGTTCATCGACCTGCGCGACCGCGAGGGCCTGACCCAGTGCGTCTTCAACCCTTCGCTGAGTGCGGCGGCGCACGCCAAGGCGCAGGGTGTCAGGAGCGAGTTCGTCCTGGCGGTACGGGGCACCGTCCTGCGTCGCCCGTCGGGGACCGAGAACCCCAAGCTCCCGACCGGAGAGGTCGAGGTCCAGGTCCAGGAGCTGAGAATCCTGAACGAGGCCAAGCCGCTCCCGTTCCCGCTCGAAGAGGAAGCGGAGGTGGAGGAGGCGGTTCGGTTCCACTACCGCTACCTCGACATGCGTCGCCCCAAGGTCTATCGGAACTTCGTGATGCGGGATCGGGTCTGTCAGGCCGTCCGGGACTCCCTGCACGCGAGCGGCTTCGTCGAGGTGGAGACCCCGTTCCTCACGCGCTCCACCCCGGAAGGGGCGCGCGACTTCCTGGTGCCGAGCCGGCTCAGCCACGGGAGCTTCTACGCGCTCCCCCAGTCGCCTCAGCTCTTCAAGCAGCTCCTGATGGTCGGAGGAATGGAGCGCTACTTCCAGATCGTGCGGTGCTTCCGCGACGAGGATCTCCGGCGGGACCGCCAGCCGGAGTTCACGCAGATCGACATCGAGACCGCCTTCCTCGACCGCGACGACTTCCTGCCGATCATCGAGGGCATGGTCGCCGAGGTCTTCCGGCGGGTGAGCGCGCTCGAGCTGCCGCTCCCGTTCCCGCGGCTGGCCTATGATGAGGCGGTTTCCAGGTTCGGCTCCGACAAGCCAGACCTCCGCTTCGGGCTCGAGCTCCAGGGACTCTCCGATCTCTTCCGGGACGCGAGCTTTGACGCCTTCAGCCGGGTCATCGCGAGCGGCGGGGTCGTGAAGGCGCTCCGGGTGCCAGGGGCCGGGGGAATGAGCCGCAAGGAGCTGGACGACCTGGTCGCTCGCGCCAGGGAACTGGGGGCCACAAGTCTGGCGTGGGTGAAGGTGACGGAAGCGGGGCTCCAGTCGCCTCTCGCGCGCTTCCTCGAGCCGATCCGGGCAAGCCTGCTCGCGCGCTGCGCCGCGGGCGCCGGCGACCTGCTCCTCCTGGTCGCCGACGCCGCGCCGGCCGCCGCCACCGTACTCGGGCGCCTCCGCGTCGAGCTGGCCCGGCGGCTCGCCCTGATCCCGGAGGGCCAGTACCGGTTCGCCTGGGTGATCGACTTTCCGCTCTTCGGGTACAACGCTGAGGAGCGGCGGTGGGACCCGATGCACCATCCCTTCACGGCCCCGCGCGATGAGGATGTCCCCCTTCTGGATTCGGACCCCGCCCGGGTCCGAGCCAAGGCCTACGACTTGGTCCTGAACGGCGAGGAGGCCGCCGGCGGCAGCATCCGGATTCATCAGACGCACCTCCAGGAGAAGGTCTTCGAGCTGATCGGGATCAAGCCTGACGAGGCTCGCGCGCGCTTCGGGTTCCTGCTCGAGGCGCTGGAGTTCGGGGCGCCCCCCATGGGAGGCATCGCCTTCGGCCTCGACCGCCTGGTCGCCATCCTGGCCGGGGAGGAGTCCATCCGCGAGGTCATCGCGTTCCCGAAGACCCAGCGCGGGATCTGCGCGCTGACGGGAGCGCCCGCGCCTGTGGATCCGGCGCAGCTTCGCGAGCTGGGCATCCGGGTGGTGGAAGGCTGACGGCCGTGGAAATTGACAGCCTTTCCCCGGAGGATTACGCTAAGTGCGTGGTCTCCTGGAGCAAGGCTTGGTTGGGACGATCGTAACTCGCCGTCTCCTCCTGGCTTCCGACGCTGATCTCCTTCCCCTCC
This Candidatus Rokuibacteriota bacterium DNA region includes the following protein-coding sequences:
- the aspS gene encoding aspartate--tRNA ligase, whose protein sequence is MTESLGGWRRTHSCGALRASDVGQPVALMGWAFRRRDHGGLVFIDLRDREGLTQCVFNPSLSAAAHAKAQGVRSEFVLAVRGTVLRRPSGTENPKLPTGEVEVQVQELRILNEAKPLPFPLEEEAEVEEAVRFHYRYLDMRRPKVYRNFVMRDRVCQAVRDSLHASGFVEVETPFLTRSTPEGARDFLVPSRLSHGSFYALPQSPQLFKQLLMVGGMERYFQIVRCFRDEDLRRDRQPEFTQIDIETAFLDRDDFLPIIEGMVAEVFRRVSALELPLPFPRLAYDEAVSRFGSDKPDLRFGLELQGLSDLFRDASFDAFSRVIASGGVVKALRVPGAGGMSRKELDDLVARARELGATSLAWVKVTEAGLQSPLARFLEPIRASLLARCAAGAGDLLLLVADAAPAAATVLGRLRVELARRLALIPEGQYRFAWVIDFPLFGYNAEERRWDPMHHPFTAPRDEDVPLLDSDPARVRAKAYDLVLNGEEAAGGSIRIHQTHLQEKVFELIGIKPDEARARFGFLLEALEFGAPPMGGIAFGLDRLVAILAGEESIREVIAFPKTQRGICALTGAPAPVDPAQLRELGIRVVEG